A section of the Neorhizobium galegae bv. orientalis str. HAMBI 540 genome encodes:
- a CDS encoding flavin reductase produces MTINIPSDEVDATRLAFREGMAQLAAAVNIVTTDGPGGLAGFTASAVCSVTDRPPTLLVCLNRSSSVAGMFERNRVLCVNTLAAGHEPMSKLFGGSTPQDDRFAVGDWVLAATGSPRLTDAVVSFDCEVENAVESGTHHVLFCRVVGIVHGPEDEEALVYFRRRYHHLK; encoded by the coding sequence ATGACGATAAATATTCCAAGCGACGAAGTGGACGCGACGCGGCTCGCCTTCCGGGAAGGCATGGCGCAGCTGGCGGCGGCAGTGAACATCGTCACCACAGACGGGCCGGGCGGGCTTGCGGGCTTTACGGCGTCAGCTGTCTGCAGCGTGACGGACCGGCCGCCGACGCTGCTCGTCTGCCTCAACCGATCGAGTTCGGTCGCCGGCATGTTCGAGAGAAACCGGGTGCTCTGCGTCAATACGCTGGCCGCAGGCCACGAGCCGATGTCAAAGCTATTCGGCGGTTCGACGCCGCAGGACGACCGGTTCGCTGTAGGCGATTGGGTGCTTGCCGCGACGGGATCACCGCGGCTAACCGATGCGGTCGTGTCTTTCGATTGCGAAGTGGAAAATGCGGTCGAGAGCGGCACGCATCACGTGCTGTTCTGCCGGGTCGTCGGGATCGTCCACGGCCCGGAGGATGAAGAAGCACTCGTCTATTTCCGGCGCC
- a CDS encoding LLM class flavin-dependent oxidoreductase — protein MIKPHPLKGPSRLKLGVFSPNADGGLAITDVPERWQARWEDNLNAVQIADRGGLDFFLPIARWKGFGGKNRVREWSFETFTWAAGLASVTERIGLFMTVHVPLVHPLYAAKALATVDHISNGRAGLNIVCGWNPKEFGMFGVPLVEKGYDQADEWLEIMERAYTSDAPFDYDGTYYKLKDVVSRPASLQSPRPVTMNAAFGGPGRDFAAKNCEYLFTTFTEISEAGKHVEDIKARADKLGRDVGAYTVCHVVCRETQQEAEDYYERYAVTMADHAAVDAHMAGKKEFTQSHDKNAYDLYRKRFAGGAGGYPLIGTPEKIVEDMIAIAEQGYSGIAMSFVNYTYELPFFCDRVVPLLRKAGLRVE, from the coding sequence ATGATCAAGCCGCATCCGCTGAAAGGCCCCAGCAGACTGAAACTCGGCGTCTTTTCGCCGAATGCGGACGGGGGGCTTGCGATTACCGACGTGCCGGAACGCTGGCAGGCACGCTGGGAAGACAATCTCAATGCCGTGCAGATCGCCGATCGCGGTGGGCTCGACTTTTTCCTGCCGATCGCCCGCTGGAAAGGTTTCGGCGGCAAGAACCGGGTGCGCGAATGGTCCTTCGAGACCTTCACCTGGGCCGCCGGCCTTGCTTCCGTCACCGAGCGGATCGGGCTGTTCATGACCGTGCATGTGCCGCTCGTGCATCCGCTTTATGCGGCGAAGGCGCTGGCGACCGTCGATCATATCAGCAACGGCCGGGCGGGCCTCAACATCGTCTGTGGCTGGAACCCGAAGGAATTCGGCATGTTCGGGGTGCCGCTGGTCGAAAAGGGTTATGATCAGGCTGACGAATGGCTGGAGATCATGGAACGGGCCTATACGTCGGACGCGCCATTCGATTACGACGGCACCTATTACAAGCTGAAGGACGTCGTCAGCCGGCCAGCCAGCCTGCAGTCGCCGCGGCCGGTCACCATGAATGCGGCCTTCGGCGGGCCGGGTCGGGATTTCGCGGCCAAGAACTGCGAATACTTGTTCACCACCTTCACCGAGATCTCCGAAGCCGGAAAACACGTGGAGGACATCAAAGCCCGCGCTGACAAGCTCGGGCGCGATGTCGGCGCCTATACGGTCTGCCACGTCGTTTGCCGTGAAACCCAGCAGGAGGCGGAGGATTATTACGAGCGTTATGCCGTGACGATGGCCGATCACGCGGCGGTCGATGCGCATATGGCCGGCAAGAAGGAATTCACCCAGTCGCACGACAAAAATGCTTACGATCTTTATCGAAAGCGGTTTGCCGGCGGCGCCGGCGGCTATCCGTTGATCGGTACGCCGGAAAAGATCGTCGAAGACATGATCGCGATCGCCGAACAGGGGTATTCCGGCATTGCCATGTCCTTTGTAAACTACACCTATGAGCTGCCTTTCTTCTGCGATCGCGTCGTGCCTTTGTTGAGAAAAGCGGGACTGAGGGTCGAATGA
- a CDS encoding GntR family transcriptional regulator, with product MLKPSDNLVDAIYADLRLKLQRSAVSPTDRLVDTEIANAHGISRMPAREALLRLVSEGYLVGTTRGFAVRELSLEDISGLFEVRRQLEPRAAACAARDMTPEIEAEITTAMNRVERALSQSDIPALLAANVDFRNAWLKAVNNPHMAATISRFIDYFQSVRLGTFADPATAYQYINGLSRIHAAFLAHDPLMVQDRMMLFMFAAEEAYLSVRRRQVEEAETARPARRRIQKRGTA from the coding sequence ATGTTGAAACCGAGCGACAATCTGGTGGATGCGATCTATGCCGATCTGCGGCTGAAGCTGCAGCGGAGCGCCGTTTCGCCGACCGACCGCCTGGTGGATACCGAAATCGCCAATGCCCACGGTATTTCCCGCATGCCGGCGCGCGAGGCGCTGCTTCGGCTGGTTTCCGAAGGTTATCTTGTCGGCACGACGCGCGGCTTTGCGGTGCGGGAATTGTCGCTGGAGGACATTTCCGGGCTTTTCGAGGTGCGCCGCCAGCTCGAGCCGCGCGCCGCAGCCTGCGCCGCCCGCGACATGACGCCGGAGATCGAGGCGGAGATCACGACGGCGATGAACCGGGTGGAACGGGCGTTGAGCCAAAGCGATATTCCAGCCTTGCTGGCGGCCAATGTCGATTTCCGCAATGCGTGGCTTAAGGCGGTCAACAATCCGCATATGGCGGCGACGATTTCCCGCTTCATCGATTATTTCCAGTCGGTGCGGCTCGGCACGTTCGCCGACCCGGCTACGGCCTATCAGTATATCAACGGTCTTTCCCGCATTCATGCGGCCTTCCTCGCACACGACCCGCTGATGGTCCAGGACCGCATGATGCTTTTCATGTTCGCGGCGGAGGAAGCCTACCTTTCCGTCCGGCGGCGCCAAGTGGAAGAGGCGGAGACCGCGCGTCCCGCTCGCAGAAGAATACAAAAGAGAGGAACAGCATGA
- a CDS encoding HpcH/HpaI aldolase family protein — MSDFRRKCIGYERVIGTFAAIPHPVAIEVTAAAGLDFICIDTEHAQIGRELIENLVRASDVHRVPAMVRVPGHAPESIASVLDAGAAGVLVPRVSTAAQAKAAVLATRYPPIGERGVGPGRAAGYGYRIPDYLKSANETLVLAIQIETAEGLANVEEIVAVEGIDVVFIGPGDLSVSIGAIGPDGAEKLDAAILKITKAARKAGKAVGIFRPSADDIGKWSEAGISFYLLSSDTRFLGAGVAADVAAARSA, encoded by the coding sequence ATGAGCGACTTCCGCAGGAAATGTATCGGTTACGAGCGCGTCATCGGCACATTCGCGGCGATCCCGCATCCCGTCGCAATCGAGGTGACCGCTGCGGCGGGCCTCGACTTCATCTGCATCGACACCGAGCATGCCCAGATCGGCCGTGAGCTGATCGAAAACCTCGTCCGTGCCTCCGATGTCCATCGCGTGCCCGCCATGGTGCGCGTTCCGGGCCACGCCCCGGAATCGATAGCCAGCGTGCTGGATGCCGGAGCTGCCGGCGTCCTGGTGCCGCGCGTCTCGACCGCCGCCCAGGCCAAGGCCGCCGTTCTGGCAACCCGCTATCCGCCGATCGGCGAACGTGGCGTCGGCCCCGGACGTGCCGCGGGCTACGGCTACCGCATTCCCGACTATCTGAAATCGGCCAATGAAACCCTCGTCCTCGCAATTCAGATCGAGACCGCGGAAGGACTCGCCAATGTCGAGGAAATCGTCGCCGTCGAAGGCATCGATGTGGTCTTCATCGGCCCCGGCGACCTCTCCGTTTCGATCGGCGCGATAGGGCCGGATGGAGCCGAGAAGCTGGACGCGGCCATTCTCAAGATCACCAAAGCCGCGCGCAAGGCAGGTAAGGCCGTCGGCATCTTCCGCCCCTCCGCCGATGACATCGGCAAATGGTCGGAGGCCGGCATCAGCTTCTATCTGCTCTCAAGCGATACGAGGTTTCTCGGCGCCGGCGTCGCTGCCGACGTCGCCGCCGCGCGCTCCGCATAA
- a CDS encoding NADP-dependent oxidoreductase, whose translation MKAIQYSEHGPADVMHYIELPDPVAGPGQILVKLEAASVTPFDWKLRAGHLQNHFTLPMPSVPGRDGGGTVISVGDGVTEFVVGDRVAVMAGVFAQGGYAEMIAVDEKHAVKIPDSLSTIDAVALTNAGLSAWIAVRTAEVKSGDKVLVHSGSGAVGGLLVQLCHHLGAHVTATCRSTNRDYVLGLGADRVVAYDEEYFSDILTGQDIVFELMGGEVHDKSYKVLKKGGHMVWLVADPIRDRGEEFGVNVTRAMITDDKSALQGMMDLAGTGLLKPQVARTMPLSEAAEAHRLMEKGAISRGRLMLTM comes from the coding sequence GTGAAGGCCATTCAGTACAGCGAACACGGCCCGGCCGATGTGATGCACTATATCGAGCTGCCAGATCCGGTCGCCGGACCGGGCCAGATCCTGGTGAAACTCGAGGCCGCCAGCGTCACGCCTTTCGACTGGAAGCTCCGCGCCGGACATCTGCAAAACCATTTCACGCTGCCCATGCCGAGCGTGCCTGGCCGCGATGGCGGCGGCACGGTGATTTCCGTCGGCGACGGCGTCACGGAATTTGTGGTTGGGGACCGTGTCGCAGTCATGGCCGGCGTCTTTGCCCAGGGCGGTTATGCGGAAATGATCGCCGTCGATGAAAAGCATGCTGTCAAGATTCCCGACAGCCTCTCGACCATCGACGCCGTGGCGCTCACCAATGCCGGCCTCAGCGCCTGGATTGCGGTGCGAACCGCGGAAGTCAAATCCGGCGACAAGGTTCTCGTCCATTCCGGCTCGGGCGCGGTTGGCGGATTGCTGGTCCAGCTCTGCCACCATCTCGGCGCCCATGTCACTGCCACCTGCCGCTCCACGAACCGCGATTATGTCCTCGGCCTCGGCGCCGACCGCGTCGTCGCCTATGACGAGGAGTACTTTTCCGACATCCTCACCGGCCAGGACATCGTCTTCGAACTGATGGGCGGCGAAGTCCACGACAAGTCCTACAAGGTGCTGAAAAAGGGCGGCCATATGGTCTGGCTGGTCGCCGATCCAATCCGGGACCGCGGCGAGGAATTCGGCGTCAACGTCACCCGCGCAATGATCACCGACGACAAGTCGGCGCTTCAAGGGATGATGGATCTCGCCGGCACCGGCCTACTCAAGCCCCAGGTTGCCCGCACCATGCCCTTGTCGGAGGCAGCCGAAGCCCACCGCCTGATGGAAAAAGGCGCCATCTCGCGCGGGCGCCTGATGCTGACGATGTGA
- a CDS encoding aspartate/glutamate racemase family protein — protein MRIFWQSFIDATASAAYMTRLSDYLNGIAEPGTTVDVFGISPPDRHFGRLAEFRCAAIAIDNGLEAASRGYDAVVIGHFQDPGLYELKSALTIPVIGAGEVCMHYAARLGRRMALVTLDDVFQTWHYEQADLYGLGDRVKHVVGMNCEPSDFSAAFAGDDGARRRMLANFTACAEPLVRDGADVVVPAGVLPGLLVGSEYGFKVLHAPVVNTAAVALKSAEMDVRLQKISGIEVSRGPFCSLASAHAIEDFRTFVANGRQAPLFPSGA, from the coding sequence ATGCGCATCTTCTGGCAGAGCTTCATCGATGCGACTGCAAGCGCCGCTTATATGACGCGGCTCTCGGACTATCTGAACGGTATTGCCGAGCCCGGCACGACAGTGGACGTCTTCGGCATCAGCCCTCCGGACCGTCATTTCGGGCGGCTGGCGGAATTCCGTTGCGCGGCGATCGCGATCGACAACGGGCTGGAAGCGGCGAGCCGCGGATATGACGCGGTCGTCATCGGCCATTTTCAGGATCCGGGCCTTTATGAGCTCAAGTCGGCACTGACCATTCCCGTGATCGGCGCCGGCGAGGTCTGCATGCATTACGCCGCGCGGCTCGGCCGACGCATGGCGCTGGTCACCCTCGATGACGTCTTTCAGACCTGGCATTACGAGCAGGCCGATCTCTACGGCCTCGGCGATCGGGTGAAGCATGTCGTGGGCATGAACTGCGAGCCTTCGGATTTCAGCGCGGCCTTTGCGGGAGATGACGGAGCGCGGCGGCGGATGCTTGCCAATTTCACCGCCTGCGCCGAACCGCTGGTGCGCGACGGCGCCGACGTCGTGGTGCCGGCGGGCGTCCTGCCGGGACTCCTTGTCGGCAGCGAATACGGGTTCAAGGTGCTGCATGCGCCGGTCGTCAACACGGCGGCGGTGGCGCTGAAGAGCGCCGAGATGGACGTGCGGCTGCAGAAGATCAGCGGCATCGAGGTGAGCCGCGGGCCCTTCTGTTCGCTCGCCAGCGCGCATGCGATCGAAGATTTCCGGACTTTCGTTGCCAACGGCCGTCAGGCGCCGCTGTTTCCGAGCGGCGCTTGA
- a CDS encoding winged helix DNA-binding protein, whose product MISPATPENPLSDTALEMSEAALTEFEWSLWRISAAFLRWQSECSSELAGSGLSGLDTAILHTIRYRNKPKGLGEISRLLGRDDTANIQYAIKKLQTLQLIERVKGRSRKDTLYTPTRKGTKLTQDYRALRRQLLVSLIQKMERAEQGLGEATEMLELLTSFYDTAARRVASGSHPVERS is encoded by the coding sequence ATGATATCGCCTGCCACGCCCGAAAACCCGCTGAGCGATACGGCCCTCGAAATGTCGGAAGCCGCCCTCACCGAATTCGAATGGTCGCTGTGGCGGATTTCCGCCGCCTTCCTGCGCTGGCAGTCGGAATGCTCGAGCGAACTTGCGGGCTCCGGCCTGAGCGGTCTCGATACCGCTATCCTGCACACGATCCGTTACCGTAACAAGCCGAAAGGGCTTGGCGAAATTTCCCGTCTGCTCGGCCGCGACGACACCGCCAACATTCAGTATGCGATCAAGAAGCTCCAGACCCTGCAGCTCATCGAACGCGTCAAGGGCCGCTCCCGCAAGGACACGCTCTACACGCCGACCCGCAAGGGCACCAAGCTCACCCAGGATTATCGGGCTCTGCGGCGGCAGCTTCTCGTGTCGCTGATCCAGAAAATGGAACGCGCGGAACAGGGGCTCGGGGAAGCGACGGAAATGCTGGAATTGCTCACGAGCTTCTACGACACTGCCGCCCGGCGGGTGGCGAGCGGCTCTCATCCCGTCGAGCGCTCCTGA
- a CDS encoding cyclase family protein, producing MSGDILGKFAGALASGAVRVVDLTHTLSPDFPVIVMPPELGQSAPFRMERISRYDSGGPAWYWNNLSFGEHTGTHFDAPIHWYTGRDLPLNSVDTLPPADMIAPACVIDCSAAAAEDADFLLTVADVVKWEEQHGRIPARSWAFLRTDWSKKSGAAYANLHADGAHTPGPDVEVMRFLVEERDIIGFGTETIGTDAGQAGHFSPPYPAHHYLHGAGRYGLQCLTNLDQLSPMGAMIVAAPLKIQNGSGSPLRVLALVQERSTG from the coding sequence ATGAGCGGCGATATTCTGGGCAAATTCGCTGGAGCATTGGCGAGCGGTGCGGTTCGCGTCGTCGACCTTACCCATACCCTGTCTCCGGATTTTCCGGTCATCGTCATGCCGCCGGAACTTGGACAATCCGCGCCGTTCCGGATGGAGCGGATTTCGCGCTACGACAGCGGCGGGCCGGCCTGGTATTGGAACAACCTCTCCTTCGGCGAGCATACCGGCACGCATTTCGATGCGCCGATCCATTGGTATACCGGCCGCGACCTGCCGCTCAATTCCGTCGATACGCTGCCGCCGGCCGATATGATCGCGCCGGCCTGCGTTATCGATTGCTCGGCTGCGGCGGCCGAGGATGCGGATTTCCTGCTGACGGTTGCCGATGTCGTGAAGTGGGAAGAACAGCATGGCCGCATTCCGGCGCGATCCTGGGCCTTCTTGCGCACCGACTGGTCGAAAAAGTCAGGTGCCGCCTATGCCAATCTGCACGCAGACGGCGCGCATACGCCCGGACCGGATGTGGAGGTGATGCGCTTTCTGGTCGAGGAGCGGGATATCATCGGCTTCGGCACCGAGACGATCGGCACGGATGCGGGTCAGGCTGGGCATTTCTCGCCACCCTATCCGGCGCACCATTACCTTCATGGCGCTGGCCGCTACGGGCTACAATGCCTCACCAATCTCGACCAGCTTTCGCCCATGGGTGCGATGATCGTTGCAGCTCCGCTTAAAATCCAGAACGGTTCGGGCAGCCCGCTGCGCGTTCTGGCGCTGGTTCAGGAGCGCTCGACGGGATGA
- a CDS encoding SDR family NAD(P)-dependent oxidoreductase: protein MTGPFLRPKRKNPLARTTQPLLPPSARSRKAHGLTLAAATGRFMLQCCAECGRYTYPAREACPNCLSSDLTFKNAPTGGLLLSETRIEVTSDPYFREHMPWRTGLVQLDCGPSVVTHLHGDCAVPGASVAMSLQLDRSGNAVFFAKPVSEAPFMDDDPQWREMTADPKHRRVLITDGRSPLALPLAQALRKAGASKIFVGVADRWKPFDQQASLEAIEGVEFVDLDLTSERSVQELAMDIGAKVEILISTADHVRPAHLFDAGAVNIAREAMDHTVMGLMRLAQAFGPVMRSRGADGAAGAVAWVNMLSVHGLSNVPQFGVHSAAHAACLSLSQWLRAELRPGGIRVINAFVGPLDTEWFQTVPPPKVAPKAVADAVLDGLKRGLEDIYVGDVAKDIEARLFDNPKAVEREAGQ from the coding sequence ATGACCGGACCCTTCCTCAGGCCGAAGCGAAAGAACCCGCTCGCCCGCACCACGCAGCCGCTGCTGCCTCCCTCGGCCCGCAGCCGCAAGGCGCACGGGCTGACGCTCGCTGCCGCCACCGGCCGCTTCATGCTGCAATGCTGCGCCGAATGCGGGCGCTATACCTATCCGGCGCGCGAAGCCTGCCCGAACTGCCTTTCGTCCGACCTGACGTTCAAAAACGCGCCGACTGGCGGCTTGCTACTGTCGGAAACGCGGATCGAGGTCACCAGCGATCCGTATTTTCGCGAGCATATGCCCTGGCGCACCGGCCTGGTTCAGCTCGACTGCGGGCCGAGCGTGGTTACGCATCTCCATGGCGATTGCGCAGTCCCCGGCGCCAGCGTCGCGATGTCGCTACAGCTCGATAGAAGCGGCAATGCCGTGTTCTTCGCGAAACCCGTTTCGGAGGCTCCCTTCATGGATGACGATCCTCAATGGCGCGAGATGACCGCCGATCCGAAGCATCGGCGGGTCTTGATCACCGATGGGCGCAGCCCGCTTGCATTGCCGTTGGCGCAGGCTCTCCGGAAAGCGGGAGCGTCCAAGATTTTTGTCGGCGTGGCCGATCGCTGGAAACCTTTCGACCAGCAGGCGTCGCTGGAGGCGATCGAAGGTGTCGAATTCGTCGATCTGGACCTGACGAGCGAACGTTCGGTGCAGGAGCTGGCGATGGATATCGGCGCCAAGGTCGAGATCCTGATCAGCACTGCCGATCACGTCCGGCCGGCGCATCTCTTCGACGCGGGCGCGGTCAATATAGCGCGCGAGGCGATGGATCATACCGTGATGGGATTGATGCGCCTTGCCCAGGCTTTTGGGCCGGTGATGCGCTCCCGCGGTGCTGACGGTGCGGCTGGAGCGGTCGCCTGGGTCAATATGCTCTCGGTCCACGGGCTCAGCAATGTGCCGCAGTTCGGCGTCCATTCCGCTGCACATGCCGCGTGCCTGTCGTTGTCGCAATGGCTTCGAGCCGAGCTCAGGCCGGGCGGTATCCGGGTCATCAACGCATTCGTCGGGCCGCTCGATACCGAATGGTTCCAGACGGTGCCGCCGCCGAAGGTGGCGCCAAAAGCCGTGGCCGATGCGGTTCTCGACGGATTGAAGCGCGGATTGGAAGACATTTACGTCGGCGACGTCGCCAAGGATATCGAGGCGCGGCTGTTCGACAATCCGAAAGCCGTCGAGCGGGAGGCTGGTCAATGA
- a CDS encoding thiolase family protein, with protein MVVSRARQSYDGVVLAVPVTVPYQRYSIETAHWWMGKALRALAEGAGISHRDFDGFSVASFTMGPDAAIALTQHFGLSPRWLDHLPMGGAAGIASIRRAARAVQAGDADIVACVAADTNQVDTFRKTLANFSRFAQDASYPYGAGGPNASFALIARHYINRYGATREDFGKLCVAQRDNALKNPDALMKKRLTLEQYMSARPIAEPFHLFDCVMPCAGAEAFLVMREETAVSLGLPFVRLLSAIERHNAFAEDPVQVRGGWVVDCDELYGMAGSKPDDMDFVQTYDDYAVISMMQFEDLGFCAKGEGPDFVRQNTFTIDGSFPHNTSGGQLSVGQAGAAGGHLGITEAMRQLLGIAEGRQVEDAKLGLVSGFGMINYDRGLASAAAILARA; from the coding sequence ATGGTCGTTTCCCGAGCGCGGCAGTCTTATGACGGCGTGGTTCTGGCGGTGCCCGTGACGGTACCTTACCAGCGCTATTCCATCGAGACCGCGCACTGGTGGATGGGCAAGGCGTTGAGGGCGCTGGCGGAAGGCGCCGGCATCAGCCACCGGGATTTTGATGGTTTTTCGGTCGCGAGTTTCACCATGGGGCCGGATGCGGCAATCGCGCTCACCCAGCATTTCGGGCTGTCGCCGCGCTGGCTCGATCATTTGCCGATGGGCGGCGCCGCCGGCATCGCCTCGATCCGCCGCGCGGCGCGGGCGGTGCAGGCGGGCGATGCGGATATCGTCGCCTGCGTCGCAGCCGACACCAATCAGGTCGATACGTTCCGCAAGACGCTCGCCAACTTCTCCCGCTTTGCGCAGGATGCTTCCTATCCCTATGGCGCCGGTGGTCCCAATGCGAGTTTCGCATTGATCGCACGCCACTACATAAATCGCTACGGCGCCACTCGGGAAGACTTCGGCAAGCTTTGCGTCGCCCAGCGCGACAATGCGCTCAAAAACCCCGATGCGCTGATGAAGAAGCGGCTGACGCTGGAACAATATATGTCGGCGCGACCGATCGCCGAGCCGTTCCACCTGTTCGATTGCGTCATGCCCTGCGCCGGTGCGGAAGCCTTTCTGGTGATGCGCGAGGAGACGGCGGTCTCGCTCGGGCTTCCCTTTGTCCGGCTGCTGTCGGCTATCGAGCGGCACAACGCGTTTGCCGAGGATCCGGTGCAGGTGCGCGGCGGCTGGGTGGTCGATTGCGACGAACTTTACGGCATGGCAGGTTCGAAGCCGGACGACATGGATTTCGTCCAGACCTATGACGACTATGCGGTGATCTCGATGATGCAGTTCGAGGACCTGGGTTTTTGCGCAAAAGGCGAGGGGCCGGATTTCGTGCGGCAGAATACATTCACGATCGACGGGTCCTTTCCGCACAACACGTCTGGGGGTCAGCTTTCAGTAGGCCAAGCGGGGGCCGCGGGCGGGCATCTTGGGATTACTGAAGCGATGCGCCAGCTTTTGGGAATAGCGGAAGGCAGGCAGGTTGAGGATGCGAAGCTCGGGCTGGTTTCAGGTTTCGGGATGATCAACTACGACCGCGGGCTTGCTTCCGCGGCCGCCATCCTTGCGAGGGCATGA
- a CDS encoding organic hydroperoxide resistance protein, whose amino-acid sequence MTPEKILYETSVTAHGGREGKAQSTDGSFAVNLSVPKGLGGPGGEGTNPEQLFAAGYAACFLGAVKLVARTSKIALPDDVSITAKVGIGPVSVGYALAVELVASLPGIERAVAEEVVAGAHERCPYSNATRGNVDVKLMVA is encoded by the coding sequence ATGACCCCGGAAAAGATCCTCTATGAGACGTCCGTTACCGCGCATGGCGGCCGGGAAGGAAAAGCGCAGAGCACGGACGGCAGCTTTGCCGTCAATCTCTCGGTGCCGAAAGGGCTCGGCGGCCCGGGGGGCGAGGGGACCAATCCGGAGCAGCTTTTCGCCGCCGGTTATGCGGCCTGCTTCCTCGGCGCGGTGAAGCTGGTGGCGCGCACCAGCAAGATCGCACTGCCGGATGACGTTTCGATCACCGCCAAGGTCGGTATCGGCCCGGTATCGGTCGGTTACGCGCTGGCGGTCGAACTGGTGGCATCCTTGCCCGGCATCGAGCGCGCAGTCGCGGAAGAAGTAGTCGCCGGTGCGCATGAGCGCTGCCCCTATTCCAATGCGACGCGCGGCAATGTCGACGTCAAGCTGATGGTGGCCTGA
- a CDS encoding AMP-binding protein, translating to MHSPYLLFENQALKNPNAPMLIAPASAKLPYAPKGFRHSYGDVFARVGLLKQKFAAAGYGIGGRVALLLENRPEFFDYWLALNAIGVSIVPVNPDLRRDELLFQLDMAEASLMVVIRERLDDLQDVSPGKVTVIAAGDDIPPSPESREARPGGPDAECALLFTSGSTGKPKGCILSNIYFIGIAEWYTTQGGIAEMGEGAEVALTPLPMFHMNALGCTAVGMIMKGGAIVPLDRFHSSSWWASIADSGATIIHCLGVIPAILLQLPAVDAERAHKVKFALGPGVDARHKIEFEKRYGIPIVEAWAMTETGGRAVTTTAADDYTPGLRCIGRPRAGMDFRIVDDAGNDAELGKPGELLVRAQGANPRDGFFSGYLKDEKATEKAWEGGWFHTGDVVYADENGLLYFFDRKKSIVRRSGENIAVLEVEAALAKDPAVKASAVTPVPDELRGEEVFAFIVESETAGAGEPAEKAKRIIEAAGAHIAYHKLPGYVVFIDRLPVSSTQKLQRGEIKTMAAKAVEDGSAIDLRKLKASIRKAG from the coding sequence ATGCATTCTCCCTATCTCCTATTCGAGAACCAGGCGCTGAAGAACCCAAACGCGCCGATGCTGATCGCGCCGGCCAGCGCCAAACTGCCTTATGCGCCCAAGGGCTTTCGCCACAGCTACGGCGACGTTTTCGCCCGCGTCGGTCTTCTGAAGCAGAAGTTCGCGGCGGCAGGATATGGGATCGGGGGCCGTGTCGCCCTCCTCCTCGAAAACCGTCCGGAATTCTTCGACTACTGGCTGGCGCTGAACGCGATCGGCGTCTCGATCGTGCCGGTCAATCCCGATTTGCGCCGCGACGAATTGCTCTTTCAGCTCGATATGGCCGAGGCTTCGCTGATGGTGGTGATCCGCGAGCGGCTGGATGATCTGCAGGATGTATCGCCCGGCAAAGTGACGGTGATCGCTGCCGGTGACGACATTCCGCCTTCGCCTGAATCACGCGAGGCACGGCCCGGCGGCCCGGATGCCGAATGCGCGCTGCTGTTCACCTCCGGCAGCACCGGCAAGCCCAAGGGCTGCATCCTTTCGAACATCTATTTCATCGGCATCGCCGAATGGTACACGACGCAGGGCGGCATCGCCGAGATGGGCGAGGGAGCCGAAGTGGCGCTGACGCCGTTGCCGATGTTCCACATGAATGCGCTCGGCTGTACGGCCGTCGGCATGATCATGAAGGGCGGCGCAATCGTGCCGCTCGACCGGTTCCATTCGAGCAGCTGGTGGGCGTCCATCGCTGATTCCGGCGCGACGATCATCCATTGCCTCGGCGTCATCCCGGCGATCCTGCTGCAGCTCCCGGCCGTCGACGCGGAGCGGGCACACAAGGTGAAATTCGCGCTGGGACCGGGCGTCGATGCCCGTCACAAGATCGAATTCGAGAAGCGCTACGGCATCCCGATCGTCGAAGCCTGGGCGATGACCGAAACCGGCGGCCGGGCGGTAACCACCACCGCGGCGGACGACTATACGCCGGGCCTGCGCTGCATCGGTCGGCCGCGTGCCGGCATGGATTTTCGGATCGTCGACGATGCGGGGAACGACGCGGAGCTCGGCAAGCCGGGTGAACTGCTGGTGCGTGCCCAAGGTGCGAACCCGCGCGACGGCTTCTTCAGCGGCTATTTGAAGGACGAAAAGGCGACCGAGAAGGCTTGGGAAGGCGGCTGGTTCCATACCGGCGACGTCGTTTATGCCGACGAGAACGGACTTCTCTATTTCTTCGACCGCAAGAAGAGCATCGTACGGCGCAGCGGCGAGAACATCGCGGTGCTGGAAGTGGAGGCGGCCCTTGCCAAGGATCCGGCGGTCAAGGCTTCGGCGGTAACGCCAGTGCCGGACGAGCTGCGCGGCGAGGAGGTTTTCGCCTTCATCGTCGAAAGCGAGACCGCCGGTGCGGGCGAGCCGGCCGAAAAGGCGAAGCGGATCATCGAGGCCGCCGGCGCCCATATCGCCTACCACAAACTGCCCGGCTACGTGGTCTTCATCGACAGGCTGCCGGTGAGTTCGACCCAGAAGCTGCAGCGCGGCGAGATCAAGACGATGGCGGCAAAGGCGGTCGAGGACGGTTCGGCAATCGACCTCAGGAAGCTGAAGGCATCCATCCGCAAGGCCGGATGA